One window from the genome of Eucalyptus grandis isolate ANBG69807.140 chromosome 7, ASM1654582v1, whole genome shotgun sequence encodes:
- the LOC104425978 gene encoding GDSL esterase/lipase At1g74460, translated as MRSVLVLTTLIVTILGGSLNGCDSKVVQFIFGDSLSDVGNNNRLSRSLAKANLPWYGIDFGNGLPNGRFCNGRTVADIIGDETGLPRPPPFLDPSLTADVILENGVNYASGGGGILNETGTYFIQRFCLYKQIELFQGTQQLIRNKIGVNAAQKFFQESQYVVALGSNDFINNYLMPVYSDSWKYNDEAFVNYMTETLQAQLELLHSLGARQLMVFGLGPMGCIPLQRVLSSSGNCQDRANKLALSFNRATSQMLEKLSGKLVDASYKFGDAYDVVNDVISNPQKYGFNNSDSPCCSFGSIRPALTCIPASTLCSDRSKYVFWDEYHPTDSANQIIAKELIKKFGFSRVNGSDAPSSAPAIAPTFAPAIAPSPRG; from the exons ATGAGGTCTGTTTTGGTACTAACGACGCTGATAGTGACCATCCTTGGGGGATCACTTAATGGATGCGATTCCAAGGTGGTGCAGTTCATTTTCGGGGACTCTCTTTCGGACGTTGGCAACAACAACCGGCTGTCGAGAAGCCTTGCCAAGGCCAACTTGCCATGGTACGGCATCGATTTCGGCAATGGACTCCCTAATGGGAGGTTCTGCAATGGCCGCACCGTTGCAGATATTATCG GCGATGAAACGGGTCTTCCAAGGCCGCCTCCATTTCTTGATCCGTCTCTAACAGCGGACgtgattttggaaaatggagTGAACTATGCCTCAGGAGGTGGAGGGATCTTGAATGAAACAGGGACATACTTT ATTCAAAGGTTTTGTCTGTACAAGCAAATCGAGCTCTTCCAGGGAACACAGCAGCTGATCAGGAATAAGATCGGCGTGAATGCAGCTCAGAAGTTCTTCCAAGAATCCCAGTATGTTGTTGCCTTAGGAAGCAATGACTTCATCAACAATTACCTGATGCCAGTTTACAGCGATTCGTGGAAATACAACGACGAGGCTTTCGTCAATTACATGACTGAGACACTCCAGGCACAACTTGAG TTATTGCACAGCTTAGGGGCAAGGCAGCTAATGGTGTTTGGGTTGGGGCCAATGGGTTGCATTCCGCTCCAAAGGGTGTTAAGTTCATCGGGGAACTGTCAAGATAGGGCGAACAAATTGGCGCTCAGCTTCAATCGTGCCACGAGCCAGATGCTGGAGAAATTGTCAGGGAAACTCGTCGATGCCAGCTATAAATTCGGCGATGCTTATGATGTTGTCAACGATGTTATAAGCAACCCACAGAAATATG GATTCAACAACTCGGACTCGCCTTGCTGTTCTTTCGGAAGTATCAGGCCTGCCCTCACGTGTATTCCTGCATCAACATTGTGTTCAGACAGGAGCAAGTATGTGTTCTGGGACGAGTACCACCCAACTGATTCCGCTAACCAAATTATCGCCAAAGAGcttatcaaaaagtttggattttCGCGTGTGAATGGCAGCGATGCTCCTTCCAGTGCACCAGCCATTGCACCGACCTTTGCACCAGCCATTGCACCATCACCGCGAGGTTAA
- the LOC104427714 gene encoding uncharacterized protein LOC104427714, giving the protein MFPNEKHSRRRPPATAPSPPPPPPPPRAAPPAAAAAALPSSRRRLTPSTSLIDQELETLQDTSSFLLGSLQTSLDEAASPASPNPNNPRSFPHSVKQQCWDKAERVKGRDADRWRRDAVGNVVFRKLVGCPGCLCHDYDHILPYSKGGKSTLENCQVLQATVNRSKGNQTEITRADLIRRSSYCRVSDRDMDLLELSAYGNVRRDQDSGGCRIQ; this is encoded by the exons ATGTTCCCAAACGAGAAGCACTCCAGGCGGCGGCCTCCCGCCACCGCCCCGTCCCCGCcccctcccccgccgccgccacgCGCCGccccccccgccgccgccgccgccgcattGCCCTCGTCTCGCCGCCGCCTCACCCCGTCGACCTCCCTCATCGACCAAGAGCTCGAGACCCTCCAGGacacctcctccttcctcctggGGAGCCTCCAAACCTCGCTCGACGAAGCCGCGTCCCCCGCGAGCCCTAATCCGAACAACCCCAGGAGCTTCCCTCACAGCGTGAAGCAGCAGTGCTGGGACAAGGCCGAGAGGGTCAAGGGCCGCGATGCCGACCGGTGGCGTCGCGACGCCGTCGGGAACGTCGTGTTCCGCAAGCTCGTCGGCTGCCCCGGGTGCCTCTGCCACGACTACGATCACATCTTGCCTTACTCTAAG GGAGGGAAGAGCACGTTGGAAAATTGCCAGGTTTTACAG GCAACAGTAAATCGATCAAAGGGAAATCAGACAGAGATTACTAGAGCTGATCTCATCAGAAGAAGTTCTTATTGCCGAGTTTCAG ACCGTGACATGGATCTTCTCGAATTGTCCGCTTATGGCAATGTTCGCCGGGACCAAGATTCTGGTGGATGCAGAATACAGTGA
- the LOC104427715 gene encoding probable calcium-binding protein CML47: protein MDVIMMRHDRDGSVNDRRRGLPLVKYDRFCSFPDCRVVHRLCALILIAKVTMEQPLGIKSVTVLSVVAMIIAIVPLDSIILLLNVLYSDFRLLVKTLRDVYSMVSKFFSYGKNQNAEVPARRSPAPPIRVSCETVDNMELSRPEVETVMAKLGIFGNLRCDDDRDEVQERIGVREIAALFEEEGPSLEEVKEAFYVFDGNCDGYIDAGELGDVLRKLGLVQLCEVDCRSFIQAFDDNGDGLIDFREFKKLVEKSFSQ from the exons ATGGACGTGATCATGATGCGTCATGACCGGGATGGATCCGTGAATGATCGTAGAAGGGGCCTGCCATTAGTGAAGTACGACAG GTTTTGCTCTTTTCCTGATTGCCGAGTCGTTCACAGGCTTTGTGCGCTTATCCTAATTGCCAAAGTTACAATGGAGCAACCACTGGGAATAAAATCTGTTACTGTCTTATCCGTCGTTGCCATGATCATAGCAATAGTGCCGCTAGACTCGATCATATTATTACTTAATGTCTTGTACTCGGACTTCAGACTCTTAGTCAAGACTCTGCGCGATGTATATTCAATGGTGAGTAAGTTTTTCAGCTACGGTAAGAACCAAAATGCAGAAGTCCCGGCTCGTCGATCTCCGGCCCCACCAATCCGTGTGAGTTGTGAAACAGTGGACAACATGGAGCTGTCCAGGCCGGAGGTGGAAACGGTGATGGCGAAGCTGGGGATCTTTGGGAACCTACGTTGCGATGATGACCGTGATGAGGTTCAAGAGAGAATAGGAGTCAGGGAAATCGCAGCTCTTTTTGAGGAGGAAGGGCCAAGTCTGGAGGAAGTGAAGGAGGCGTTCTACGTGTTCGATGGGAACTGTGATGGGTACATTGATGCTGGAGAGCTGGGTGATGTCCTCCGTAAGTTGGGCCTTGTGCAGCTCTGCGAGGTCGACTGCAGGAGCTTCATTCAGGCCTTTGATGACAATGGggatggattgattgatttcAGAGAGTTCAAAAAACTTGTGGAGAAAAGCTTCTCTCAATGA
- the LOC104425980 gene encoding LOW QUALITY PROTEIN: cyclic dof factor 3 (The sequence of the model RefSeq protein was modified relative to this genomic sequence to represent the inferred CDS: inserted 1 base in 1 codon), which yields MEAEEEEEEEERRSTMKMGGGGGEEQEIEDAEQFQNASPEKASENMQEDCEPPPNSQELDPSRTSPDAVNPMTPSIQEESTTSHVTETGAQEEHGMPKNSQDKTLKKPDKIIPCPRCNSMDTKFCYYNNYNVNQPRHFCRACQRYWTAGGTMRNVPVGAGRRKNKNAATRYRPITISEAXQAARVDSPNGAQLPHLRTNGAVLTFGLDSPVCNSQSPIPNISEKKKVLNGYKNGFRDIENGDDSSTSSSVTISNSMNEKGLNFPQEQGMGNVNGFSTQIPCLPGVPWPYPWNSTIPSPAFCPSGCPPMSFYPAAFWACGVLPNAWNIPCMSPQSPFCNQKATTSGPNSPTLGKHSRESEPLKSDISLEQAEPPRQKNGSILVPKTLRIDDPSEAAKSSIWAALGIKAFEPKSREGKVKDAETLPHLHANPAALSRSLNFHENT from the exons atggaggcggaggaggaggaggaggaggaggagaggaggagtaCGATGAAGatgggaggaggaggaggagaggaacaAGAAATTGAAGATGCGGAGCAG TTTCAGAACGCTTCACCTGAAAAGGCTTCTGAGAATATGCAAGAAGATTGCGAACCGCCTCCAAATTCTCAGGAACTGGATCCCTCCAGGACTTCTCCAGATGCTGTGAACCCTATGACACCCTCTATTCAAGAAGAGAGTACGACATCACATGTCACTGAGACTGGAGCACAAGAAGAGCATGGCATGCCCAAAAATTCGCAAGACAAAACACTGAAGAAACCAGACAAGATCATTCCTTGCCCTCGATGTAACAGCATGGACACAAAATTCTGTTACTACAACAATTACAATGTCAATCAGCCCCGGCACTTCTGCAGAGCCTGTCAAAGGTACTGGACTGCAGGGGGTACTATGAGGAATGTTCCTGTGGGAGCTGGACGGCGGAAGAACAAGAACGCTGCCACACGTTATCGCCCCATCACCATCTCCGAGG CTCAAGCAGCCAGAGTTGATTCCCCAAATGGGGCTCAACTCCCCCATTTAAGAACCAATGGAGCCGTCCTTACCTTTGGTTTGGACTCCCCTGTGTGCAATTCTCAGTCCCCCATTCCAAACATCTCCGAGAAGAAGAAAGTGTTGAATGGTTACAAAAATGGGTTTCGGGACATTGAAAATGGGGATGATAGCTCCACCTCTTCCTCGGTCACAATATCGAATTCCATGAATGAGAAAGGCCTAAATTTCCCACAGGAACAAGGGATGGGAAATGTTAATGGATTTTCTACGCAGATACCTTGCCTTCCCGGCGTTCCTTGGCCTTATCCATGGAATTCCACAATTCCCTCACCTGCCTTTTGCCCTTCAGGATGTCCACCGATGTCATTTTACCCTGCAGCCTTTTGGGCTTGTGGTGTTCTTCCTAATGCCTGGAACATTCCTTGTATGTCACCTCAGTCACCCTTTTGCAACCAAAAGGCCACAACTTCTGGTCCAAATTCACCGACACTGGGAAAGCATTCTAGAGAATCTGAGCCACTTAAATCAGATATTTCACTGGAACAAGCAGAACCCCCAAGACAGAAGAATGGTAGCATTTTGGTTCCGAAGACTCTGCGTATAGATGATCCCAGCGAGGCTGCCAAAAGTTCAATATGGGCGGCCCTCGGTATTAAGGCCTTCGAACCAAAGTCCAGAGAAGGCAAAGTTAAAGATGCTGAGACCTTGCCACATTTGCATGCTAATCCTGCTGCATTGTCTCGTTCCCTCAATTTCCATGAGAACACTTGA
- the LOC104425979 gene encoding uncharacterized protein LOC104425979, producing MSEYSIRRFLEMKTSRAGTLLPLLAVLLGISGIICSAHAVPVTRTGSLVQEAGVHQVASGSVLRPVPGGVLGLARIGGRMDIEVNDYPGSGANNRHTPKPQLGRGCMAC from the exons ATGAGTGAGTACAGTATTCGCAGATTCTTGGAGATGAAGACCTCCAGGGCAGGCACTCTTCTTCCGCTGCTTGCCGTTTTGCTCGGCATATCTGGGATCATCTGTTCGGCTCATGCAGTGCCGGTTACAA GAACAGGAAGCCTAGTGCAAGAGGCTGGAGTTCATCAAGTCGCAAGCGGTTCGGTCTTG AGGCCAGTACCGGGAGGAGTTTTGGGTCTAGCAAGAATCGGTGGAAGGATGGACATCGAGGTCAATGATTATCCAGGATCGGGGGCCAATAATCGCCACACGCCAAAGCCACAACTTGGGAGAGGATGCATGGCCTGTTGA